A window from Oncorhynchus mykiss isolate Arlee chromosome 9, USDA_OmykA_1.1, whole genome shotgun sequence encodes these proteins:
- the LOC110531916 gene encoding zinc finger protein 664, which translates to MSSLSYSPDKEEAVCWTEKEALVKEEEEEEAVSIQKQVDGEAVSVKEEEQNVRVKEEEDVFRVKEEEDVTVKEEKEDDAVFGVKEEEEMTVTSKEEEETGHLGPVSQTHLKASNGSNGELSRKMLLRNRSLINTRERSDYCGSSGEPQQPHNADEAEKSIFRSEHIKKHQQRPTVKKSHHCSDCGKSYLRSNSLKVHLRIHTREKLHCCSDCGKRFTSSVDLKIHQRIHTGEKPYGCDQCGKSFTQPSNLKSHQRIHTGEKPFSCNQCGKSFIQSSSLIVHQRTHTGEKCYSCNHCGKSFTQSSSLIVHQRTHTGEKPYDCPQCGKSFVTSGSLKTHQRTHTGEKPYSCNQCGKSFTQPNSLIVHLRTHTGKKSHSCDQCDKRFSDKRFLIKHQKIHA; encoded by the exons atgagttcactaagctactctcctgataaagaagaggctgtctgctggacggagaaagaagctctggtgaaagaggaggaggaagaggaggctgtttcaatacaaaaacaagtagatgGTGAGGCTGTTTCCGTGAAAGAAGAAGAGCAAAACGTtagagtgaaagaagaggaagacgtgttcagagtgaaagaggaggaggatgttacagtaaaagaagagaaagaggatgatgcagtttttggagtgaaagaggaggaggagatgactgtcacatccaaagaagaggaggaaactggacatctgggcccggtttcccaaacgcaTCTTAAAGCATCCAATGGTTCTAACGGTGAACTTAGCCGTAAGATGCTTTTGAGAAACCGTTccctgattaacacta gagagagaagtgATTattgtggatcctctggggagcctcaacaacctcataatgctgacgaggcagagaaaagTATCTTCAGATCAGAACACatcaagaaacaccagcagagacccaCAGTGAAGAAATCtcaccactgctctgactgtggcaAGAGTTACTTAAGATCAAATTCACTGAAAGTACACCTGAGAATACACACTAGAGAGAAActtcactgctgctctgactgcggGAAGAGATTCACCTCTTCAGTAGACCTTAAAATACATCAGagaattcacactggagagaaaccttatggctgtgatcaatgtgggaaaagTTTTACTCAGCCAAGCAACCTGAAATCACAccaaagaatacacacaggagagaaaccatttagctgtaatcaatgtggtaAGAGTTTTATTCAGTCAAGCAGCCTGATagtgcaccagagaacacacacaggagagaaatgtTATAGCTGTAATcattgtgggaagagtttcactcAGTCAAGCAGCCTGATagtgcaccagagaacacacacaggagagaagccatatGACTGTCCTCAATGTGGGAAAAGTTTTGTTACATCTGGCAGTCTGAagacacaccagagaacacacacgggagagaaaccttatagctgtaatcaatgtgggaagagttttactcagccaAACAGCCTGATAGTACAtttgagaacacacacaggaaagaaatctcatagctgtgatcaatgtgacaaGAGATTCTCTGATAAAAGATTtctgatcaaacatcagaaaatacatgcaTGA